The Candidatus Binataceae bacterium genome includes a region encoding these proteins:
- a CDS encoding cobalamin B12-binding domain-containing protein, producing MQEQRRLRIVVAKPGLDGHDRGAKIIARALRDGGCEVIYTGLHQTPLMIAETVIQEDADAVGLSVLSGAHMTLFPEVIRLLRERGAGDVMVFGGGIIPPEDGARLKEMGVGEIFGPGASTEEIVAWVREHVQPRA from the coding sequence ATGCAGGAGCAGCGGCGGCTTAGAATAGTGGTGGCCAAACCGGGGCTGGATGGGCACGACCGGGGCGCCAAGATTATCGCTCGCGCCTTGCGCGACGGCGGTTGCGAGGTGATCTACACGGGGCTGCATCAAACTCCGCTGATGATCGCGGAAACCGTGATCCAGGAAGACGCCGACGCAGTGGGCTTGTCTGTGCTCAGCGGCGCTCACATGACACTGTTTCCTGAGGTCATCCGCTTGCTGCGTGAACGCGGCGCCGGCGACGTGATGGTCTTCGGAGGGGGAATTATTCCGCCCGAGGATGGCGCGCGGCTAAAAGAAATGGGTGTGGGCGAGATTTTCGGGCCCGGAGCCTCCACCGAGGAGATCGTGGCCTGGGTGCGCGAGCACGTCCAACCGCGCGCTTAG